The Polluticoccus soli sequence GTGCCTGCGTTTGCAGTGTCAGGGCAATAAAACACAGAAGTAAGGTTGCCGTTTTCATATACTACAAGTTACGTATCATTTCGTATTGACCGTGACCGGGTTTTAAGCCTATGCTTGCCATAAACTCACGGAAGGACGTATAAGCCGCGTCTGCATTGATAACCCGAACAACTTCGCTTTCCGAATATTTAAGCAGCTCGCTTACCAACGCTGTCGCTAGCCCATGGTGGCGATAGTGCTGCATAACAGCGAGTTGTGGAATGTCGCCTGTACCCGTTTCAACAATGCCGTAGCCAGCTATAGTATTTCCATCGAACACGCCGAGTATCTTAAAAGAAGAACGCTTCCGGTTAATTGCATCAATGGAGTTCTGCCAGCTAGGCTCAAATTCCCAGAACTGCTGAAGAAGATCCCAGTCTGGTTTATCCAATGGTTTTATCGTTAAGCCGGTAGTGTTGTTCTTTAAAGTCAGGTCTTTTTTTGCCCCAATGTAATAGTCCAGTTCCCTGGTCACCTTGAAGTCCTGCTTCTGGTATAATTCAAAAGCGCCGGTATTTACTTTGATAACTTCCAACAGGTATTGATGAACTCCTTGCTGCTTCAATGCGGGAACAGATTCGTTAAATATCCGGGCAGCGAGACCTTGTTTCCGATAAGCAGGTAACGTGCCGGTGCCAGTGTCATATGCGGTCAGTTGGCCATTCCACGTGCCAATTCCATTTAGTGTAAAGCTGATAAGCATCCCGTTGTCGAAAGTACCAAACGATAACGTGGGATCAAATCCTCGACGCTTTAGTAACTGCCGCAGTTCGTCAAGGGTTTTGTTCCAGGCTTCCGCATAGTCTGAAAATGCCTGCTGGAAGGCAGCATGTATTTGTTCCATGCTGGCACCAGCGAGGTTGCTGATCTCCATCTCAGGATTCTTTGTAGTAAACATAGCTAAGTGACATTGCATCCCTGCGATATGCTACAGAAATACCTTCATTTTTCACCCTAAAAGAATAATTAAATATTTAGACAATTATCTAAATGCTTCCTACCTTTAGGTTGTGAACAAGTTATTTAAGGCGCTGAACGACGAAACGCGCCGGGAAATATTAGAACTGCTCAGGGAGAAAGACCTGACTGCCGGCGAGATCGCCGACAAGTTCGATATCTCCAAGCCCAGCATTTCGCACCACCTGGACATTCTGAAACAGGCCGAGCTGGTAAACGCTGAAAAGCAGGGGCAGTTTATTTATTACTCGCTCAATACAACAGTGGTCGATGAAATATTGAAATGGGTGATGCAGTTCACGAAAAAGTAGACTTAAAAATTCACGAATATGAACAGGAATTTTTTCAAACATGCTTTCTTCACTTTGCTTGCGCTTACACCTGCGTTGTACCTGCAGTTGAACTGGGGTCGGATGCCCGAACAAATTGCTACGCATTTTGCCGCCGATGGTACCGCCAACGGCTTTACGGAAAGGTCATCGCTTTGGGGGCTTGTGTTGTTTCTGTGCGGCATTGCTATCGCCAGCTATTACCTGATGCAATTCATCAATAAGGTAGATCCAAGAAGAAGAGGGAATCCTGTTTCGCCTATGTTCAACAAAATGGCGATCACAATTGTGTTGTTTTTGACTAGCATCAACCTGCTCACGCTGATTTCGGCCGTATACCCCGAAGCAAACATTATGGGCAAAGCCATAGTGCCGATAGTTGGTTTGCTGCTGGCTGTTATAGGTAATTACATGTACAACGTAAGGCAGAACTATTATGTGGGTATCAAAGTGCCCTGGGCGCTTGCCAGCGAGTATAATTGGCGTAAAACGCATCACCTGGGAGGACGGCTATGGGTTATTGGTGGGATTCTGATAATCATCACCAGCCTGCTGTTGCCGCGTGAGATCGCTTCGGTAACCTTTAATGTACTCATTGGCATCATGGTGCTGGTCCCAATCGCTTATTCCTTCATTCTTTTCAGGAAAGAAGGAAATATGCCACACTACTACGATAAAATGAACTGATGTTAAGAGGCCGGCTTTGCTATTTCTGAATATATACTTCTTCCACGGCCAGTTTGGGCTGTTCAGAATAACGGCGCACCAGTCCTTCCTTTATTTTCAGGAACGGCTTTTCAACAACATAATGGAGTGCCAAAGCTCCTGTCACTGCACTGCCGGCGCATAACAGGAACATCAGGTTGCTATCGGCGGGTATGCCGAATGCGGCTAGTTGCTCCTGC is a genomic window containing:
- a CDS encoding GNAT family N-acetyltransferase; the protein is MFTTKNPEMEISNLAGASMEQIHAAFQQAFSDYAEAWNKTLDELRQLLKRRGFDPTLSFGTFDNGMLISFTLNGIGTWNGQLTAYDTGTGTLPAYRKQGLAARIFNESVPALKQQGVHQYLLEVIKVNTGAFELYQKQDFKVTRELDYYIGAKKDLTLKNNTTGLTIKPLDKPDWDLLQQFWEFEPSWQNSIDAINRKRSSFKILGVFDGNTIAGYGIVETGTGDIPQLAVMQHYRHHGLATALVSELLKYSESEVVRVINADAAYTSFREFMASIGLKPGHGQYEMIRNL
- a CDS encoding autorepressor SdpR family transcription factor encodes the protein MNKLFKALNDETRREILELLREKDLTAGEIADKFDISKPSISHHLDILKQAELVNAEKQGQFIYYSLNTTVVDEILKWVMQFTKK
- a CDS encoding SdpI family protein; this encodes MNRNFFKHAFFTLLALTPALYLQLNWGRMPEQIATHFAADGTANGFTERSSLWGLVLFLCGIAIASYYLMQFINKVDPRRRGNPVSPMFNKMAITIVLFLTSINLLTLISAVYPEANIMGKAIVPIVGLLLAVIGNYMYNVRQNYYVGIKVPWALASEYNWRKTHHLGGRLWVIGGILIIITSLLLPREIASVTFNVLIGIMVLVPIAYSFILFRKEGNMPHYYDKMN